The following proteins come from a genomic window of Chryseobacterium glaciei:
- a CDS encoding lipocalin family protein: protein MKKLALLFAGLSLFVATGCNNDDDTPVEAPLVGVWQPLKEVITTIETGEQPISDLITYTDCQKQSRWRFNTEVVGKRTEWNDTATPGQCAISSDRNFNYTYDKSEKTIQIKYQGTVEPSNGKVITLNETTLNLSIREETSDPTVYKTRTYTFKRIPQ from the coding sequence ATGAAGAAATTAGCATTACTATTTGCAGGTTTATCATTATTCGTAGCTACGGGATGTAATAATGATGACGATACTCCGGTTGAAGCTCCTCTTGTAGGGGTGTGGCAGCCACTAAAAGAAGTCATCACTACTATAGAAACGGGAGAACAGCCTATTTCAGATCTGATCACTTATACCGACTGTCAGAAACAATCCAGATGGAGATTTAATACTGAGGTAGTAGGAAAAAGAACTGAATGGAATGATACTGCTACACCAGGGCAGTGTGCTATTTCATCAGATCGTAATTTCAATTATACGTACGACAAAAGCGAAAAAACGATCCAGATAAAATATCAGGGAACAGTAGAACCATCTAACGGGAAAGTAATTACCCTTAATGAGACTACACTGAACCTCTCAATAAGAGAAGAAACTTCAGATCCTACCGTTTATAAGACCAGAACCTATACTTTTAAGAGAATTCCTCAATAA